One region of Tamandua tetradactyla isolate mTamTet1 chromosome 6, mTamTet1.pri, whole genome shotgun sequence genomic DNA includes:
- the CYRIB gene encoding CYFIP-related Rac1 interactor B isoform X2, which yields MGNLLKVLTCTDLEQGPNFFLDFENAQPTESEQDIYNQVNVVLKDAEGILEDLQSYRGAGHEIREAIQHPADEKLQEKAWGAVVPLVGKLKKFYEFSQRLEAALRGLLGALTSTPYSPTQHLEREQALAKQFAEILHFTLRFDELKMTNPAIQNDFSYYRRTLSRMRINNVPAEGENEVNNELANRMSLFYAEATPMLKTLSDATTKFVSENKNLPIENTTDCLSTMASVCRVMLETPEYRSRFTNEETVSFCLRVMVGVIILYDHVHPVGAFAKTSKIDMKGCIKVLKDQPPNSVEGLLNALRYTTKHLNDETTSKQIKSMLQ from the exons ATGCCCAGCCTACAGAATCTGAGCAGGACATTTATAACCAGGTGAATGTGGTGTTAAAGGACGCAGAAGGCATCTTGGAGGACTTGCAGTCGTATAGAGGAGCCGGCCATGAAATACGGGAG GCAATCCAGCATCCAGCAGATGAGAAGTTGCAAGAGAAGGCATGGGGTGCAGTTGTTCCACTAGTAGgcaaattaaagaaattttatgaattttctcaGAGGTTAG aagcaGCATTAAGGGGTCTTCTAGGAGCCTTGACAAGTACCCCATATTCTCCCACCCAGCATCTAGAGCGAGAGCAGGCTCTTGCTAAACAGTTTGCAGAAATTCTTCACTTCACACTCCGGTTTGATGAACTCAAG ATGACAAATCCTGCCATACAGAATGACTTCAGTTATTACAGAAGAACATTGAGTCGTATGAGGATTAATAATGTTCCA gcagaaggagaaaatgaagtaaataatGAATTGGCAAATCGAATGTCTTTGTTTTATGCTGAGGCAACTCCAATGCTGAAAACCTTAAGTGATGCCACAACAAAATTTGTATCAGAG aataaaaatttaccaATAGAAAATACTACAGATTGTTTGAGCACCATGGCCAGTGTGTGCAGAGTCATGCTCGAGACACC GGAGTACAGAAGCAGATTCACAAATGAGGAGACAGTGTCATTCTGCTTGCGGGTCATGGTGGGCGTCATAATACTCTATGACCACGTACATCCAGTGGGAGCATTTGCCAAAACTTCAAAAATTGAT ATGAAAGGTTGTATCAAAGTTCTTAAGGACCAGCCTCCTAATAGTGTAGAAGGTCTTCTAAATGCTCTCAG gtaCACAACAAAACATTTGAATGATGAGACTACCTCCAAGCAAATTAAATCTATGCTGCAATAA
- the CYRIB gene encoding CYFIP-related Rac1 interactor B isoform X5 encodes MQNRGSRTESSALAEDAQPTESEQDIYNQVNVVLKDAEGILEDLQSYRGAGHEIREAIQHPADEKLQEKAWGAVVPLVGKLKKFYEFSQRLEAALRGLLGALTSTPYSPTQHLEREQALAKQFAEILHFTLRFDELKMTNPAIQNDFSYYRRTLSRMRINNVPAEGENEVNNELANRMSLFYAEATPMLKTLSDATTKFVSENKNLPIENTTDCLSTMASVCRVMLETPEYRSRFTNEETVSFCLRVMVGVIILYDHVHPVGAFAKTSKIDMKGCIKVLKDQPPNSVEGLLNALRYTTKHLNDETTSKQIKSMLQ; translated from the exons ATGCCCAGCCTACAGAATCTGAGCAGGACATTTATAACCAGGTGAATGTGGTGTTAAAGGACGCAGAAGGCATCTTGGAGGACTTGCAGTCGTATAGAGGAGCCGGCCATGAAATACGGGAG GCAATCCAGCATCCAGCAGATGAGAAGTTGCAAGAGAAGGCATGGGGTGCAGTTGTTCCACTAGTAGgcaaattaaagaaattttatgaattttctcaGAGGTTAG aagcaGCATTAAGGGGTCTTCTAGGAGCCTTGACAAGTACCCCATATTCTCCCACCCAGCATCTAGAGCGAGAGCAGGCTCTTGCTAAACAGTTTGCAGAAATTCTTCACTTCACACTCCGGTTTGATGAACTCAAG ATGACAAATCCTGCCATACAGAATGACTTCAGTTATTACAGAAGAACATTGAGTCGTATGAGGATTAATAATGTTCCA gcagaaggagaaaatgaagtaaataatGAATTGGCAAATCGAATGTCTTTGTTTTATGCTGAGGCAACTCCAATGCTGAAAACCTTAAGTGATGCCACAACAAAATTTGTATCAGAG aataaaaatttaccaATAGAAAATACTACAGATTGTTTGAGCACCATGGCCAGTGTGTGCAGAGTCATGCTCGAGACACC GGAGTACAGAAGCAGATTCACAAATGAGGAGACAGTGTCATTCTGCTTGCGGGTCATGGTGGGCGTCATAATACTCTATGACCACGTACATCCAGTGGGAGCATTTGCCAAAACTTCAAAAATTGAT ATGAAAGGTTGTATCAAAGTTCTTAAGGACCAGCCTCCTAATAGTGTAGAAGGTCTTCTAAATGCTCTCAG gtaCACAACAAAACATTTGAATGATGAGACTACCTCCAAGCAAATTAAATCTATGCTGCAATAA
- the CYRIB gene encoding CYFIP-related Rac1 interactor B isoform X4, translating to MDIIAILPDVFQSSKGTDAQPTESEQDIYNQVNVVLKDAEGILEDLQSYRGAGHEIREAIQHPADEKLQEKAWGAVVPLVGKLKKFYEFSQRLEAALRGLLGALTSTPYSPTQHLEREQALAKQFAEILHFTLRFDELKMTNPAIQNDFSYYRRTLSRMRINNVPAEGENEVNNELANRMSLFYAEATPMLKTLSDATTKFVSENKNLPIENTTDCLSTMASVCRVMLETPEYRSRFTNEETVSFCLRVMVGVIILYDHVHPVGAFAKTSKIDMKGCIKVLKDQPPNSVEGLLNALRYTTKHLNDETTSKQIKSMLQ from the exons ATGCCCAGCCTACAGAATCTGAGCAGGACATTTATAACCAGGTGAATGTGGTGTTAAAGGACGCAGAAGGCATCTTGGAGGACTTGCAGTCGTATAGAGGAGCCGGCCATGAAATACGGGAG GCAATCCAGCATCCAGCAGATGAGAAGTTGCAAGAGAAGGCATGGGGTGCAGTTGTTCCACTAGTAGgcaaattaaagaaattttatgaattttctcaGAGGTTAG aagcaGCATTAAGGGGTCTTCTAGGAGCCTTGACAAGTACCCCATATTCTCCCACCCAGCATCTAGAGCGAGAGCAGGCTCTTGCTAAACAGTTTGCAGAAATTCTTCACTTCACACTCCGGTTTGATGAACTCAAG ATGACAAATCCTGCCATACAGAATGACTTCAGTTATTACAGAAGAACATTGAGTCGTATGAGGATTAATAATGTTCCA gcagaaggagaaaatgaagtaaataatGAATTGGCAAATCGAATGTCTTTGTTTTATGCTGAGGCAACTCCAATGCTGAAAACCTTAAGTGATGCCACAACAAAATTTGTATCAGAG aataaaaatttaccaATAGAAAATACTACAGATTGTTTGAGCACCATGGCCAGTGTGTGCAGAGTCATGCTCGAGACACC GGAGTACAGAAGCAGATTCACAAATGAGGAGACAGTGTCATTCTGCTTGCGGGTCATGGTGGGCGTCATAATACTCTATGACCACGTACATCCAGTGGGAGCATTTGCCAAAACTTCAAAAATTGAT ATGAAAGGTTGTATCAAAGTTCTTAAGGACCAGCCTCCTAATAGTGTAGAAGGTCTTCTAAATGCTCTCAG gtaCACAACAAAACATTTGAATGATGAGACTACCTCCAAGCAAATTAAATCTATGCTGCAATAA
- the CYRIB gene encoding CYFIP-related Rac1 interactor B isoform X3, with translation MGNLIKVLTRDIDHNAAHFFLDFENAQPTESEQDIYNQVNVVLKDAEGILEDLQSYRGAGHEIREAIQHPADEKLQEKAWGAVVPLVGKLKKFYEFSQRLEAALRGLLGALTSTPYSPTQHLEREQALAKQFAEILHFTLRFDELKMTNPAIQNDFSYYRRTLSRMRINNVPAEGENEVNNELANRMSLFYAEATPMLKTLSDATTKFVSENKNLPIENTTDCLSTMASVCRVMLETPEYRSRFTNEETVSFCLRVMVGVIILYDHVHPVGAFAKTSKIDMKGCIKVLKDQPPNSVEGLLNALRYTTKHLNDETTSKQIKSMLQ, from the exons ATGCCCAGCCTACAGAATCTGAGCAGGACATTTATAACCAGGTGAATGTGGTGTTAAAGGACGCAGAAGGCATCTTGGAGGACTTGCAGTCGTATAGAGGAGCCGGCCATGAAATACGGGAG GCAATCCAGCATCCAGCAGATGAGAAGTTGCAAGAGAAGGCATGGGGTGCAGTTGTTCCACTAGTAGgcaaattaaagaaattttatgaattttctcaGAGGTTAG aagcaGCATTAAGGGGTCTTCTAGGAGCCTTGACAAGTACCCCATATTCTCCCACCCAGCATCTAGAGCGAGAGCAGGCTCTTGCTAAACAGTTTGCAGAAATTCTTCACTTCACACTCCGGTTTGATGAACTCAAG ATGACAAATCCTGCCATACAGAATGACTTCAGTTATTACAGAAGAACATTGAGTCGTATGAGGATTAATAATGTTCCA gcagaaggagaaaatgaagtaaataatGAATTGGCAAATCGAATGTCTTTGTTTTATGCTGAGGCAACTCCAATGCTGAAAACCTTAAGTGATGCCACAACAAAATTTGTATCAGAG aataaaaatttaccaATAGAAAATACTACAGATTGTTTGAGCACCATGGCCAGTGTGTGCAGAGTCATGCTCGAGACACC GGAGTACAGAAGCAGATTCACAAATGAGGAGACAGTGTCATTCTGCTTGCGGGTCATGGTGGGCGTCATAATACTCTATGACCACGTACATCCAGTGGGAGCATTTGCCAAAACTTCAAAAATTGAT ATGAAAGGTTGTATCAAAGTTCTTAAGGACCAGCCTCCTAATAGTGTAGAAGGTCTTCTAAATGCTCTCAG gtaCACAACAAAACATTTGAATGATGAGACTACCTCCAAGCAAATTAAATCTATGCTGCAATAA